TGCACTCAGATTTCGGTAACACACTCTATTATTTTCTTATCTGCACTTTTTCATAAGTTTTTCAGCATTATTCCTTATAATTTTGAGAATTACAATACTAGTTTACTTATACGTGCTTATAGCTTATAAATACATTACATAATtacatttcaaatttatttaacaAAGTCACGACTTTAAAGAGATTATGACCTAGCTAATTGCTGGAACTGGTTATTACAAATTCCAACTTAAATACAGTGTATATCTTTTAGATTGAAATAGCACTATTATACTACCAAATTTACTCAAACACAAAAAAGTcatattctttttttctttataagtCAAAAGCATATAGTATGATATATATGACTGAGTAACTAAGAGGACTTTGAGATGATATGTGTTTATATCTCTCAACAATTTAGGAAAAGTAATTAAAAGGATTCAAATACACTAACCTGAATTATCTTAACCGATCAAACTTTCTTATACACTTATCTTATATACTCCATTTTTCAACGTTACTTATTTTTTAGGAATTATCTACATTATATATATGCAGCAAATTAGCTCTATCTAATTTAGTAGACCCATTATGCTTTTGCTCATCCACTATAATGTTTTATAATGTTTTAGTTGCAATGATTAGTGTCAATTGACTTTATACTTGTCATTATGACAGTTAGACACTCTTAATATTTGTCAATGTTCAACTCCACTTTCACTATTTATGCAAACAATCAAATAGTTGTAATCATAAGTTTCAACAAGCACAACTATCACACCTTCACATCCTATTTATCTTCTCATTGGATTCTCTACTGTTTTCTTTATTTAAGTGCATTAATTTGAGCCAGCTAACTATAAAACCACATGTAAACCTTTTTAAATAGGTTTGTCAAATAAAATTTAcatatttgatatttttatcAGGTACAACAGCAACTCCAATACGAGCAAGCTAACAATTTGAACAATAAAATGTATATATGAAAGTATCACATTCTTTAACGGCTACCAAGTACTATAGTTTCCATTAAGAATTTAATCGACGAATCTTTAATCGAATTGACATAGAATCAAGAGCCctttaaattaaattcatcAAGGTAAAAAAGATGTCAATGTGTTTTTTCCTGCACATTGACGACAGACATGTGAGCAGACATTGATCTATTTTCCAATTTCAAGTTTCAAAAATGGAATAAAGCGATCCAACAAAAAGAGTAGAAAGTttagaaaatgaagaaaactcTTTCCCAAAAAGCATCAAGTTTAAGAACTAGTAGAATTTTGAATCCTCAACAAAATCTTTCTTAATCCACTTTACTTTTTCCAGAATTTGCTCATTTCTTATAAAATTTGTATTCTAGCATAGTACTACTCTACTTGCAGtcgtctctttctctctcttcatctcTGTTTCtgtgagagagaattgttaCTTCTgtagttgttgcaattggcacTCGACTCCAAAAACTCAACACAGATAAACAATTCGTTTTTCTAAGCCCCTTTTTCTCACTCTACTTTTCCCAGACACCATTCTTGAAATCTTCCTCCTTTTCCCAGTCACGCTCGCTGCAATTTTCTGTCTCACTCCTTTTGTTTCAGCTCCATCTGTCCATTCAAACTCAAAAGTTGAGTTCTTTACTTCAAATTCTTGAAccccagaaaaaaaaaaatccaatcttTGAGATGGAGAAGCTGGGCGTTCTTGTTTTCATGGCGGGGGTAATTTTGGTGCTGAAATGCAATGCTGCTGAAACTCTACTTGAAAGCGACAAGCAAGCATTGCTAGATTTCGCAAACAATCTCCCACACTCTCGCTCTTTAAACTGGGATGCGAATTTCCCAGTTTGCAAGAACTGGACTGGAATTTCCTGCGACGCCGAGGGCAGAAGAGTAATTTCAGTGAGGCTGCCGGGAATCGGGCTCCACGGCCCGATTCCGACGAACACCCTGAGCCGCTTATCAGCTCTGCAGATCTTGAGCCTCAGATCCAACGGCATCAATGGCACCTTCCCGCTTGATTTTGGTGACTTGAAAAATCTAACCTATCTTTATCTTCACTACAACAGTTTATCTGGTCCACTGCCTTTGGATTTCTCTGTTTGGAAGAATCTAACTGTGCTTAACTTGTCTCACAACGCCTTCAACGGAAGCGTTCCCCCTTCGTTTTCGAGCTTGAGGCAGCTCAGTGTATTGAATCTTGCTAAGAATTCGTTTACCGGTGAGATTCCTGATCTGAACTTGCCAAATTTGCAGCAGCTTAATTTCTCAGACAATGATCTTGTTGGTAGTGTGCCTAGTTCATTGCAGAGGTTTCCCAAAACTGTATTCGTAGGAAATGCTGAATCTTTGTTGGATTACACTGTAACTAGCTCACCCTTAGTTTTAGCACCTCGTGATCAAGGTTCAAGAATCAAGAATGTAGGAAAACTTAGTCAAAATGCAATGCTTGCAGTTGTCGTAAGCGGTTCTGTTGTAGGGCTTGTTGGTTTTGGTTTCCTGTTGTTTGTGTGCTTGCTTAGGAGGAAGGCGGACGAGGACGATGATGCCTTTACCGGGAAGCTCGAGAAGGGGGAGAGAACCATCTCCGGGGGCGAAGATGGGAGCAACAAGTTGGCCTTCTTTGAGGGGTGCAACTATGCCTTTGATTTGGAGGATTTGTTGAGGGCTTCTGCTGAGGTGTTGGGTAAAGGCACGTTTGGGACGGCCTATAGGGCGATTTTGGAGGATGCCACGACAGTTGTAGTGAAGAGGCTCAAGGATGTCAACGTCGGGAAGAAGGATTTTGAGCAGCAGATGGAATTGATTGGAAGCATCAAGCATGCGAATGTGGCTGAGCTTAGGGCTTACTATTACTCAAAGGATGAGAAGCTCATGGTTTATGATTATTACAGCCAAGGCAGTTTGGCTTTGATGCTTCATGGTACTTTTTTTCACTTTCACATTAGTCCATTTTTGTTTCTCAAATTTCTGCATCACTACAACACACACTTGCGTCTGTGATTATTGATGTGTGAAAAGATGAAGAAAGGCTTAGTGATTTGTTTATGAAACGGTGTCTGTGGGAACCCACTTAAGCTTTAGAGCTTTTAGATCATATTTACAGCTTGGGCAGTTGTATCAACCAAACCAAAAGCatatactaatatataaaaacaacaaataatcCAAATACTCGAGCATCTTAGTGGGGCAGAGGAATAATCTCTAAGCTTTTTATTTACTAACTACCATTTGTTTTATTAATTGCTTTATGGGCTGTTTTATGATTCTGTATTGATTAATCTTCTTGGATTCTTGTTTTATTATCATAATTATTAGTCTTGCTTTCTTGCCATTTACTGTTGAGCATTATGGATATAGCTGTTGCTAATGGTTGGCATCTTAACTGTTGCTTAATAACTAATATTGCATGTCTGTTCAAGCTCATAATTTTTGTTGTTATGCATGGTGTGCCCTTTTGCCAACAACACACGTACACGcagcgtagagagagagagatagagagcaAACATCCACCTGTATAATTTTGTTCATCATCTTACCTTTTAAAAAACTAATAGACTTAAGCCTGCATTATCTCATTCATTTAGTGTAGTAATATGCCATGATTTATTTGTCAAATCATTTATGCAGCAGAGATACAGAAACTTGGTATTCAATCTTCTGTTTCACAACAGAGAGAATGATCAAAATGGTTGTCGAAACTTGCAGGAAAACGAGGAGAAAGCAAGACTCCGCTGGACTGGGACAGCAGAGTAAAGATTGCCCTCGGAGCTGCAAGGGGTATTGCCCGAGTCCATGAAGAAAACAACGGGAAGCTGGTTCATGGCAACGTCAAATCTTCCAACATATTTCTGAACCCTCAACACTATGGTTGTGTATCCGATCCTGGTCTGGCTGCAGTAATGAGCTCGGTGCCTCCACCAATAGCTCGTGCTGCAGGGTACCGTGCCCCAGAGGTGACAGACACGCGCAAAGCAACACAGCCGTCTGATGTTTACAGCTTCGGGGTGATCCTACTCGAGCTTCTCACTGCCAAGTCCCCCATACACACGACCAATGGGGACGAGATCCTTCATTTGGTGCGGTGGGTCCACTCAGTCGTCCGAGAGGAGTGGACAGCTGAGGTATTCGATCTTGAATTGCTCAGGTTCCCGAATATAGAGGAGGAGTTGGTGGAGATGCTGCAGATAGCTATAGCTTGTGTGGTTAGAATTGCAGAGCAGAGGCCTAAAATGTCACAAGTTGTGAAGATGATCGAAAATGTGAGACCTAGTGAAGCTAAGACTGAGGACTCCACTCCAATGCCTTCATCACCGGGTTCCTGAGCCTCGTCTCGGTAGCTAGCTAACCTTCTTGTTCGTGCCGTGCTGTCTTGTCTTAGGAGTCGGGTTCACCGCCTTGGTGGATGCAGACTTCGAACGTGGCCCCGGTTGAAAGGAAGTTTTCGACTGGGGTTGTACACTTTGGTAGTCGATTATGTGCATCTAGCAATCTAAGTGtctaagtttatttttcttgatCTGTATGCATCTGGATCAAACAGATTGATTTTACTATGatattcttgatttttttttctatttcatcgCCCACTTCATTACTTGAATGGTCTTTCAACTGCAGTTATCTTTCATAGTTTATATTGATTTCATGTTACGGTAAAAGTCCATCGCGtctcattttattttaagatataaaataattgatTCACGGAATTagaaaaatacaacatataactTGGGTTGTAAACAAATCAAGCTGCTCGCAAATTATTCAGAgatcggctcgaaaaaagctcgttcaaattCGTTTAGAGAaattcgataaataaacaaatcaaacttgagtTTGGTAGTATttggctcgttagctcgtgaacacgTTCGTTAAGTgattttagtttgaaaaatataaattattagtaagtacaacttatatttatctacGAAAATCAATAacaattgtattaaatctctaattaattctgtctgtaataaaaaattattaatatatttattattctggattaaataatttatttttaaaagaaaataatcaatattttgaatataaatataaatctaaaaagttcgtataggctcgattgAACttgtgagcctcaaagtattcgataaacaaatttttaaattcaactcGATACTATACAATCAAACTTGAACACACCATTATTTGATACTGCTCGGTACATATAACTAAAGGTTTTTGATGGGCTTTTAAGATACACTTGCTCTTTGTCCAAATCTTTGGGTTTGGATTCCTCTCCCAACATTTATGTGTCTAACCAATGTTTctactattaattttattatagtaaaaatatgtgttaatatatattagtagcctaaaatataaaaataattttcaaaaaagcCACAACTATAAAACTATAGTAAAAGTAGTCATTTTGTAGTGAAAAGACAAATATATCCTTAGTGGGGCCCACAAaatccctccctctctctcctcacctctctctctctcgatttttTAGTATCTCTAAATTCAACAAaaatcactctctctctcttctctcctctctctctcgaattttttgttttagggGGAGCCGAGTTTTTAAGGGGAGCCGGTTTTTTATGAATATAGTATTTTACATAATTATCCtccattaattaatcaattagatTAGGCTTATAATTTTAGGGGGAGCCGGTTGCTttagttttctattttttgttttcgaaaattatacttataaatcttataataattcgaattttatattattttttattgctgatttttttatttatttgtttcaaaatattatcatttattttttggaattaaattattttttcgaaattaatattttttttgaagattattttttttttcaaaaattatgttttaatatttAAGTTTTATCTGTTTCCTTATTTATCGTTTTTTCGTTGCcttatttttcggttttttatttcctataattatataaatcatatatttCGAAGTCTGTATGATTTTTTattcctgattttttttatttatttgtttcaaaatattattattgatttgttaccaataattttgtgtttcttgttaaaataattctagatttaTTTCCtgctattatttttttagaaattaatatttttttttgaagattaaattatgtatttttttttcaaaatttatgttttatttatttgtttccacatatttagggattcttctaaaaataattcatggcTGGAAATTGAGTTATGTGTTGGGcgcgtgtttttttttttttttttttaaatcactCATGTTAAGGGCAtgtaggattcgaacccatgaCCTCCCATGACCTCCCAAATGTTTTTTCGATTCATAAATtagaggaaaaaaaataattatcgaaaaacaaaatatatttttcctaatttcgattctttaaaaaaaaaccatTATCAAAatgttttttataataaaatccgaaacaaatttaggattatttttaggagaattagaatctctaattagtggaaacaaatcaagaattatttttaggagaattaaaatctctaaattagtggaaacaaatctaggattattttaggagaatctctaaattagtggagacaaatctaggattattttaagagaatctctaaattagtggaaacaacataattttcgaacaaaaaataaaaaaaaaatttattcaaaaaaaaaaaaacataattttcgaatataaataaacaaaatttcagaaaaaaaatattattttggaaacaataaaaaaataatatcttaaAGCAAAgctatgattatttttagaagaatccctaaatatgtggaaacaaataaataaaacataaattttgaaaaaaaaatacataatttaatcttcaaaaaaaatattaatttctaaaaaaataatagcaGGAAAtaaatctagaattattttaacaagaaacacaaaattattggtaacaaatcaataataatattttgaaacaaataaataaaaaaaatcaggaataaaaaataatataaaattcgaattattataagatttataagtataattttcgaaaacaaaaaatagaaaactaaAGCAACCGGCTCCCCCTAAAATTATAAGCCTAatctaattgattaattaatggaGGATAATTATGTAAAACACTATATTCATAAAAAATCGGCTCCccctaaaacaaaaaattcgagagagagagaggagagaagagagagagagtgatttTTGTTGAATTTAGAGATATTAAAAATCGAGAGAGACaggagagtgagaagagagagagggatttttgttgattttttttaatatattatagttaTATTATTTGTGGTCCCCATTGAGGATATGCTTGTCTTTTTACTACAAAATGGCTACTTTTACTATAGTTTTATACTTGTGGCTCTattgaatatattatttattttataggctaAATATAAATTTCCCCCTAAAAATATTTACTAATAATAGACATAGTTAGCTAAGCTCACATAATGCATGACTTATATAGCCACTAATATAGAAAGATGATTTTGGGATGCAAAAtgctataaaaaaattaaaaaaacacttACTACTAATTAGtgaatagaaaaaagaaaatgaaattctTTCTTTTACCACATGCCAACCGATTCTCTCTTTTTATTTACGAAAAGTCAACTTTTTCTTTAATTCTCCCTTTCATCTTCATTTATCACAATTCTCACTCCTCCTTTTCTCTCAAGCAAGCTGGGAAATTTTTCATCGTTTCATTTCATTACTTCGTAGGTGAATCTTCACCGtacaattaaattaatgaaCACTTGAATATTAATGTAAGATAAGTTGGTGAAGGAAAATACATGAAAAGTATTGAAATCATTCTTTCTCTTCATTCTCTTCTTTTTGGGTTTTTCTCAAAACCCACGAAAActacaaaaaacaaaaagtgacgattttttatatgaaaaagcTTGGGTCGTGAGAAATTCATTGGGTATTCTGATTGTGTTTAGGTATGTATGTTAAATTCATAGCAAATGTATCAATTGTATAaattattttctgattttttggTGAACTGTGCACAATAATGTTGCATTAAACAACTGTGTTTGTAAATGGCGCAGTTAAGAATATATTGagattaaaattataatttattgttttctaatgataaaatttagttttttcacGTCTAAGACCACATTAagtatgaaaaatataaattaaatgctTAATTGAGATGACACAGTTGAGAGCTATGAATGTGTTCTTAACTATACAGTTGTGTTCCACAATGACACAATGAACATAAACAATCGTGCACAATTGAGCTCAACTATGTACTTAGAAACACAGTTGTAAAACATCAACTGTGTACATATTGTGCACAATTGATCTTGGCAGTGCACAATTGAATTCTCTATATACACAGTTGATTAGGTTTGTCCACGGTAAAAAAAAGTCAATCGTGTAAATGTTGTATATTGTTGAATTATATATACACGGTTgacatattatttattaattagctTACTTATCATTTATAtactaaataattaattaattgattaattattattgaatgtattaatatatttactaactcaagctcataaaaattattattaaaaattaataaatatttaacttttgTAAATTAGCCagttaattaaattactaattaagtatattagttattttttaattaataaacttacatatttatttatttattatttttgaaatatatattatgtgCACAgtcgatttgcgatcaatttttcatcctgcaaaatctgagtctgaatatccggtgagtaAACTAATCAGTTAGAGAAACTTTTGAATTCAAACAGAagactcataactgaaataactgatttttaaaTAGGAAGTttgaaaatacttactgatcgactgatcattgtagtcagtcgataccactgatCCTGGTTGACTTATTAGGAGAGTATTCTTCAGATGAGGATTTGTCtttattgctttccacgtcagtgGTCGTAGATCAGCaattggttgaccaccagtcagcatgactgtttgaggagatcttcaaacacagcatcactcttcggggttgatgaggccgatcattccacacagatcgttgaacctttcttctggaagagctttggtcagcaagtctgctctctgaactgcggtcggaatccattcaacagagatatccttcttttcgacgtgatcacgaataaagtgatgtcgaatggcaatatgcttgactctggtgtgatgaactgaattctgggagattgcaatagcactggagctgccgcaatagattgggactttcatttcttcgatcccatagtccttcaactgttggactaaccataggagttgtgaacaacagcttcccgcagcaacatattcagcttcagttgtggaggtggtgactgaagtctgcttctttgaaaaccatgagataagcttgttgcctaggaattgacaagtttcCAAAgtcgatttgcgatcaatttttcatcctgcaaaatctgagtctgaatatccggtgagcttgaagtcatcgtcagctgagtaccacaatcctaagttgggtgtgcctttgagatatcgcaaaattcattttgcagcatccatatgagcttcctttggatctgactaaTATCTCGCACAAACTCCGACTGcatatgcgatatctggtctgctcgcagtcaaatacaacaatgatccaatgatttctctgtatttggttgaagatacaaaTTTTCTttctgatcctggatcaactttccagtttgtattcattgggatcttgactgatttcatgtgctgaataccgaacttgtcgatcagttctttggcgtactttaactgattgatcagtattccttcgctggtctactggacttgtaatccaagaaagaaattcatttctcccatcatggacatctgaaacttgttggtcatgatatcagcgaacttcttgcacatgcgttcggatttg
The genomic region above belongs to Salvia miltiorrhiza cultivar Shanhuang (shh) chromosome 5, IMPLAD_Smil_shh, whole genome shotgun sequence and contains:
- the LOC131024683 gene encoding probable inactive receptor kinase At4g23740, whose amino-acid sequence is MEKLGVLVFMAGVILVLKCNAAETLLESDKQALLDFANNLPHSRSLNWDANFPVCKNWTGISCDAEGRRVISVRLPGIGLHGPIPTNTLSRLSALQILSLRSNGINGTFPLDFGDLKNLTYLYLHYNSLSGPLPLDFSVWKNLTVLNLSHNAFNGSVPPSFSSLRQLSVLNLAKNSFTGEIPDLNLPNLQQLNFSDNDLVGSVPSSLQRFPKTVFVGNAESLLDYTVTSSPLVLAPRDQGSRIKNVGKLSQNAMLAVVVSGSVVGLVGFGFLLFVCLLRRKADEDDDAFTGKLEKGERTISGGEDGSNKLAFFEGCNYAFDLEDLLRASAEVLGKGTFGTAYRAILEDATTVVVKRLKDVNVGKKDFEQQMELIGSIKHANVAELRAYYYSKDEKLMVYDYYSQGSLALMLHGKRGESKTPLDWDSRVKIALGAARGIARVHEENNGKLVHGNVKSSNIFLNPQHYGCVSDPGLAAVMSSVPPPIARAAGYRAPEVTDTRKATQPSDVYSFGVILLELLTAKSPIHTTNGDEILHLVRWVHSVVREEWTAEVFDLELLRFPNIEEELVEMLQIAIACVVRIAEQRPKMSQVVKMIENVRPSEAKTEDSTPMPSSPGS